CATACGGGTACATGTACAGCGCCGCGGGCTTGCCCAGCCCGTCGAGCGCGGCGAACAGCGCCTCCGAGTTCATCGGGTGCGTGCCCACGTTCGCGTCCTCCATGCCGTGGTACATCAGCAGTGCGCCGTTGATCTGGTTCGCGCGCAACAGCGGCGACATTTCCAGGTAGGTCTCGCGAGCGTCCCAGAGCTGCCGGCGCTCGGATTGAAACGACATGCTGGTGAGGGTGCGGTTGTAGCACCCGTCCCCGGCGATCCCGGCCTTGAAGAACGGCGTGTGCGCCAGCGCGTTGGCCGTGCTGAACGCCCCGTAGCTGTGCCCGCCGCACGCGAGCCGGTCCCGGTCGATGATCCCACGCTTGTCGCACTCGTCGATCGCGGCCCACAGCCCGTTCCGCAGATCCGGGACGTAGTTGTCGTTCATCCGCCCGGCCGGGCCGACGATCGGCACGTCCGGCTCGACCACCGCGTACCCGGCCAGTGTGAGGATCGCGACGCTCCGCGGCGCCGGCCCGGTGTAGCGCCCGGCCACCGCCCCCGGACCGGTGCCGGTGCCGCCGCGACCGGCCTTGGCGTCGTAGTCGGCCTGGTCCGCGTACTCGCGCGGGTAGATCCAGAACAGCGCCGGGAGCTTGCCCTCGGCCTTGGGCGACCGCGTCACCTTCACCCAGAACTTGATCCCGTCCGCCCGGGTCGCGCGGAAGCGTTCGGTCTTCAGCTCGTGGAACCACGCGCTCTTTTCCACATTGTCGGTCAGCTTCGTCGTCTTCCCGGTGGCGACGTCGGTCACGTAAGAATTGGGCACGACGTTCGACTTCTGCCGCGTGGTGAACACGTACTTGACGTCATCCCCGTCCACGCCGTCGACCGTTTCGAGCACATCGGCCTTGCCCTCGAACACGCGGGCCTTCTTGCCGGTCTTGATGTTGACGGCGTCGATGTACGGCTTCGGGAACGCGCCCTCACCGGCACCGCGGGCGCGCTCGGTGCCCGAAAGGTAAACGGTGCCAGTGTTCGACACGCGGACCACGTTCGCCGCGCCGAGCGGACGGGCCAGCAGTCCAAGACCAGCCGTCGCTCCGCCGCGCCCCGCGCCGGGCTGTTCGTCGTCGGCGTCCTCGTTGTCACTGTCGCCACCGTCCTTCTTGGCCGGTGGTTCGTCCTTCTTCGGTGTGGCGAAGTCGGAACCGCCGCGCGAGATCACGTAGGTCGTCTTCGGGTTGGCGAGGTCGATCGCGGTGATCTGCCGTTGCGCGTCCACAATTTGCGAGATGAACAGCCAGTACCCGTCGGCGGAATACTGTGCGCCCACGATCCGGTTCGGCGACTCGTACACGACCTTTGCGTCGTCCTTCCCGAACGGCGGGAGCCACTGCATGACGCGGTCCTTGCGCACCGCCTTCGCATCGTCCTTTTTGGTGTCGTCTTTCTTGGCGTCCTTGGCGGCAGGTTCGAGTTGCAGGAACGACATCCCCTTTCCGTCCGGGCGCCACGAGAGGTCACGCTTGGCGTCCGGGTCGAACGGCTCGGGCGCGACCGTCGGCGCGTCGTCCGGGTTCATCGGGTTCACCGGCGGGGTGGGCGCGGGCTGCGTCGGGTCCGGCACCGGTTGGGTGCCACCCGTCCCGCGTGCGCCCTTCGTCAGCCCGCCCTTGGGAAATGGGGGCTGCGTAGGAGTGGTCGCCGGGGTTACCACGGGCGGCGTTTCGGTTTCGCGCAAGTTGCGGTCGGATAGTGTCACCAGGGCCTTGCCGGACTTGTCCCAGATGCTCTCCTGCGTGCCAAACCGTTGGAACGGTGCGTAGTACGAGAACGGCTTCTTCACGATCGCCACGCGGAACTGTTTTTCGTTCGGCGACGCACTGACGCTGCGGACCATCGCCGGTTCCCCGATCGGCGTGACCGCGCCGTCTTCGACGCCGACGATCGCGACCTGACCGGTGAGCAGGTGTTCGAGCAACTGCATCTGGTACGGCGATTCGAGCAGGTACCGGTACGTGCGCGACGGATCTTTGCCATCGCGTGCGATTCGGACCTTCGGCTCGGTCGCGATCCCGGGCTTCGGCACTGGTCGCTTTCCTCCATCCGGCAGCAGCACCGTGTGGATGCGTTTGCCGTCCGGGGACCACTGGAACGCCGTCACGAGGGTCGCGAGCACCGGTGTTTGGGTCACCTTCCGGCACGCGCCGGTTTCG
This region of Gemmata massiliana genomic DNA includes:
- a CDS encoding prolyl oligopeptidase family serine peptidase; the encoded protein is MRGNRFLRRSAACVGLVALAGLLRAAEPAPAPRPAGAAATLAPLGRETYLLPPKEIADAVLASRGDIVALTNLSPDGRKFLIAKRDPLPPVERLGAPCVHLAEMAFDPVACRSRELWVGSAEALDLFFPAERRTVPVRVPSGARIASPAWSPDGSKLAFFALFPDATHICVADTETGACRKVTQTPVLATLVTAFQWSPDGKRIHTVLLPDGGKRPVPKPGIATEPKVRIARDGKDPSRTYRYLLESPYQMQLLEHLLTGQVAIVGVEDGAVTPIGEPAMVRSVSASPNEKQFRVAIVKKPFSYYAPFQRFGTQESIWDKSGKALVTLSDRNLRETETPPVVTPATTPTQPPFPKGGLTKGARGTGGTQPVPDPTQPAPTPPVNPMNPDDAPTVAPEPFDPDAKRDLSWRPDGKGMSFLQLEPAAKDAKKDDTKKDDAKAVRKDRVMQWLPPFGKDDAKVVYESPNRIVGAQYSADGYWLFISQIVDAQRQITAIDLANPKTTYVISRGGSDFATPKKDEPPAKKDGGDSDNEDADDEQPGAGRGGATAGLGLLARPLGAANVVRVSNTGTVYLSGTERARGAGEGAFPKPYIDAVNIKTGKKARVFEGKADVLETVDGVDGDDVKYVFTTRQKSNVVPNSYVTDVATGKTTKLTDNVEKSAWFHELKTERFRATRADGIKFWVKVTRSPKAEGKLPALFWIYPREYADQADYDAKAGRGGTGTGPGAVAGRYTGPAPRSVAILTLAGYAVVEPDVPIVGPAGRMNDNYVPDLRNGLWAAIDECDKRGIIDRDRLACGGHSYGAFSTANALAHTPFFKAGIAGDGCYNRTLTSMSFQSERRQLWDARETYLEMSPLLRANQINGALLMYHGMEDANVGTHPMNSEALFAALDGLGKPAALYMYPYEGHGPIARETNLDMWARWLAWLDLYVKNTKVK